In one window of Lacticaseibacillus casei DSM 20011 = JCM 1134 = ATCC 393 DNA:
- a CDS encoding DegV family protein → MKTAIVTDSTCYLPQAEIDKHHITVVPIPVILDGAVYDEGKDITTEEFYAKLKTAKTFPSTTQPPLGEMLKLYENLANEGYDTIISIHLASTISGFVNTLKGAVDEVHGAKVYVYDSQITVILMGWLVLAAAQMAEAGKDPEAILARLDDLRSTMGEYFIVNDLQNLVRGGRLSNASAFIGGMLKIKPLLTFDDQSHKIVAIEKIRSIKKASARVEALFQQELERVDYPIRAVVIHANDPEEAQRWLTDLQQKFPTVPFELSYFGPVVGTHLGEKAIALAWMKDFTKA, encoded by the coding sequence ATGAAAACTGCTATCGTGACGGATAGTACCTGTTATCTGCCGCAAGCCGAAATCGACAAACATCACATTACCGTGGTGCCGATTCCGGTCATTCTTGACGGCGCAGTCTATGACGAAGGTAAGGATATTACCACAGAAGAATTCTACGCCAAACTAAAAACCGCAAAAACATTTCCCAGCACTACACAGCCGCCATTGGGTGAGATGCTGAAGCTTTACGAAAATCTCGCCAACGAAGGCTATGACACCATTATCAGCATTCATCTTGCCAGCACGATTTCCGGCTTTGTCAATACCTTAAAAGGTGCCGTTGATGAAGTTCATGGCGCTAAAGTTTATGTTTACGATTCCCAAATTACCGTTATCCTAATGGGCTGGTTGGTTCTGGCTGCAGCGCAAATGGCTGAGGCCGGTAAGGATCCGGAAGCCATTTTGGCCCGGCTGGATGATCTGCGCAGCACCATGGGCGAATACTTCATTGTCAACGACTTGCAGAACCTCGTCCGCGGCGGCCGCTTGAGTAATGCCTCAGCCTTTATTGGCGGTATGCTGAAAATTAAGCCATTATTAACTTTCGACGATCAGTCCCATAAAATCGTCGCTATCGAAAAAATCCGTTCCATCAAAAAAGCTTCCGCGCGGGTTGAGGCGTTGTTCCAGCAAGAACTTGAACGAGTCGATTATCCGATTCGCGCTGTGGTGATTCACGCTAACGATCCCGAAGAGGCACAGCGCTGGTTGACGGATCTCCAGCAAAAGTTCCCAACTGTGCCATTTGAGCTTTCCTATTTCGGCCCGGTTGTCGGAACACATTTAGGCGAAAAGGCCATTGCCCTAGCATGGATGAAAGATTTCACCAAAGCATAA
- a CDS encoding AbrB/MazE/SpoVT family DNA-binding domain-containing protein encodes MTTSKPTTFAVAKMTSKHQITIPRAVREKLGLSDHDKLVFQLTDHGQVMIDKEQKSDLWSIIREQDAAHGSIDTPEPDWGKDVGAELIDD; translated from the coding sequence ATGACGACTTCAAAGCCCACCACATTTGCAGTGGCCAAAATGACCAGTAAGCACCAGATCACTATTCCCAGGGCCGTTCGTGAAAAACTGGGATTGAGCGATCATGATAAGCTTGTTTTTCAGCTGACTGATCATGGACAAGTTATGATCGATAAAGAACAAAAGTCGGATCTATGGTCGATCATTCGCGAACAGGATGCGGCCCACGGTAGTATCGACACACCTGAGCCTGATTGGGGGAAAGATGTTGGGGCAGAGTTGATCGATGACTGA
- a CDS encoding NFACT RNA binding domain-containing protein — translation MSFDGIFTHAMAQELNGILSGGRVAKIQQPYENEVVITIRAGRKNHPLLLSANPQYARVQITHIPFTNPDVPATFTMTLRKYFNAATLTAVHQVQNDRVLHFEFSTRDELGDELGLRLIIEMMGRHSNIFLVSKRTGKIIELIRHVSADQNRYRPLMPGAPYVEPPKQDKINPFDDPDRLYHELERQVTPTLSRAALLQQHYQGLAKDSAAELALRLNQGDAGWDGFFKELEAPAPTITTQGKKAVFTAIPYQSLSGDQQHYPTLSTMLDAYYEQKAEHDCVLQQGGNLIHVIKNVIDKDRKKQRKLKRTLEETEKADDYRIRGEILTTYLSQVQRGMTSIELPNFYADNQPIKITLSNQLTPSRNAQKYFAKYTKLRNAVTHVNQQMQENQEELDYLEGIMAQINVASPKDLADIRLELQQQGYLRKQKQKKGNKHQKVSKPDQFYASDGTKIWVGKNNLQNDQLTLHTAKKTDIWLHVKDIPGSHVIIDSSKPSEKTLLEAAKLAAYFSKARESANVPVDWIEVKKIRKPNGAKPGFVVYEGQKTVSVTPDAELVDKLRTLPTK, via the coding sequence ATGTCTTTTGATGGAATCTTTACTCATGCCATGGCCCAAGAGCTTAACGGAATCTTAAGCGGAGGCCGTGTTGCTAAAATTCAACAGCCTTATGAAAACGAAGTCGTGATTACCATTCGCGCCGGGCGTAAAAATCATCCCCTGCTGCTGTCGGCCAATCCGCAGTATGCGCGGGTGCAAATTACCCATATTCCCTTTACGAATCCCGATGTTCCCGCTACCTTTACCATGACGCTGCGAAAGTATTTTAACGCCGCAACATTAACGGCAGTTCATCAGGTGCAAAACGATCGCGTGCTGCATTTTGAATTCTCAACGCGCGATGAACTGGGTGATGAGTTAGGACTGCGTTTGATTATCGAGATGATGGGCCGACACAGTAATATTTTTTTGGTTAGCAAGCGAACCGGAAAAATCATTGAGTTGATTCGCCACGTCTCGGCTGACCAGAATCGCTATCGCCCGTTGATGCCTGGTGCGCCGTATGTAGAGCCACCAAAACAGGACAAAATCAATCCGTTTGATGATCCTGATCGACTTTACCACGAACTAGAACGTCAAGTGACGCCAACGCTCAGCCGCGCCGCCTTGCTTCAGCAACATTATCAAGGGTTAGCCAAGGATTCTGCAGCGGAACTGGCTTTGCGCCTCAATCAAGGCGATGCTGGATGGGATGGCTTTTTCAAGGAACTTGAAGCGCCAGCGCCGACGATTACGACGCAAGGCAAAAAAGCGGTCTTTACTGCCATCCCCTATCAGTCGCTGTCAGGTGATCAGCAGCACTACCCGACCTTGAGTACGATGCTTGACGCGTATTATGAACAAAAAGCCGAGCACGATTGCGTCTTGCAACAAGGCGGCAACTTGATTCATGTGATTAAAAACGTCATCGATAAAGACCGTAAAAAACAGCGTAAATTGAAACGCACGCTGGAGGAAACGGAGAAGGCCGATGATTACCGCATTCGTGGCGAAATTCTGACGACGTATCTGAGTCAGGTGCAGCGTGGCATGACCAGCATCGAATTACCGAATTTTTATGCGGATAACCAGCCGATTAAGATTACACTCTCGAATCAGCTCACGCCATCCCGCAATGCCCAGAAATATTTTGCCAAATACACGAAATTACGCAATGCGGTTACTCATGTGAACCAACAAATGCAGGAAAATCAGGAGGAACTCGATTATCTGGAAGGCATTATGGCCCAAATTAATGTGGCCAGCCCCAAGGATTTAGCCGATATTCGCCTTGAGCTGCAGCAGCAAGGCTATTTGCGGAAACAGAAGCAGAAGAAAGGTAACAAACACCAGAAAGTTTCCAAGCCGGATCAATTTTATGCCAGTGATGGTACGAAAATCTGGGTGGGCAAAAATAATTTACAAAATGACCAACTGACTTTGCATACCGCCAAGAAAACTGATATTTGGCTGCATGTCAAGGATATTCCTGGCTCGCACGTCATTATCGACAGCAGTAAGCCCAGTGAGAAAACACTGCTAGAGGCGGCTAAACTGGCGGCATATTTTTCTAAAGCTCGGGAAAGTGCCAATGTTCCCGTTGATTGGATTGAAGTGAAGAAAATTCGTAAACCCAATGGCGCCAAACCCGGCTTTGTTGTTTACGAAGGGCAAAAAACGGTGAGTGTCACGCCAGATGCTGAATTAGTCGACAAACTGCGCACCCTGCCAACGAAATAG
- a CDS encoding MazG-like family protein — MTNTSAQISRPIQEHIIANKVKHGWNTTDTNFEMLLAYHEMAELTTALLKRDQDNIAEELADVTIYLLGIAEIKGIDLAEAVNAKVAINDHRVYDAQGHKHLE; from the coding sequence ATGACCAACACATCTGCACAAATTAGTCGACCGATTCAGGAACACATTATTGCCAACAAAGTTAAACATGGCTGGAACACGACCGATACCAATTTTGAAATGCTGCTCGCCTATCACGAAATGGCTGAACTAACCACAGCACTGCTTAAGCGTGATCAAGACAACATCGCTGAAGAACTGGCTGACGTCACTATTTATCTGCTCGGTATTGCCGAAATCAAAGGGATTGATTTGGCTGAGGCGGTTAATGCAAAAGTTGCCATCAACGACCATCGTGTATACGATGCACAAGGGCATAAGCATCTTGAATGA
- the pyrE gene encoding orotate phosphoribosyltransferase, which yields MTKLENQVASDLLRIKAVTLRPEEPFTWASGLKSPIYTDNRLTIGYPDVRSKIAAGLAQEIVAHYPDVTAIGGVATAGIPHAALVANLLNLPLVYIRSKPKDHGQGRQIEGHLPEDAKLVVIDDLLSTGGSVLSAVAAAQKDGVNVLGVAAIFSYQLAAVTANFAKAGLPFFTLTNYTALIQTAEAQGAITTQQLSSLHQWREDPAKWGDRFQ from the coding sequence ATGACTAAACTAGAAAACCAAGTTGCCAGCGATTTACTCCGCATCAAAGCCGTCACATTACGTCCCGAAGAACCATTTACTTGGGCAAGCGGGTTAAAAAGTCCAATTTATACCGATAATCGTCTCACTATCGGTTACCCTGACGTTCGCAGTAAAATTGCGGCCGGCTTAGCCCAGGAAATCGTGGCTCATTACCCGGACGTGACGGCCATCGGTGGGGTGGCCACTGCCGGGATTCCGCATGCGGCTTTAGTCGCCAATCTGCTGAACTTGCCATTGGTTTATATTCGGAGTAAGCCTAAAGACCACGGGCAGGGGAGACAGATTGAAGGGCACCTTCCTGAAGACGCCAAGCTGGTCGTCATTGATGACCTGCTATCGACGGGCGGTTCCGTGCTCAGTGCCGTGGCCGCAGCGCAAAAAGACGGTGTCAACGTTCTGGGGGTCGCAGCAATCTTCAGTTATCAGCTGGCAGCAGTGACCGCTAACTTCGCCAAAGCAGGCTTGCCATTCTTCACGCTGACCAACTATACGGCGCTCATTCAAACTGCTGAAGCTCAAGGCGCCATTACGACTCAGCAGCTAAGTTCCTTACATCAATGGCGTGAGGATCCCGCCAAGTGGGGCGATCGGTTCCAATAA
- the pyrF gene encoding orotidine-5'-phosphate decarboxylase, translated as MTPIIALDFKDQVTTLDFLGRFPKDERLFVKIGMELFYAEGPAIITAIQAAHPVDIFLDLKLHDIPNTVEKAAWQLGKLGVALTTVHAAGGKEMMLAAKRGLLAGAKAPNHPAPKMLAITHLTSTDQTMLENQLSIDVPLNQAVQHLAAIAQASDADGVVASALETPLIRSVTKPEFLVVTPGIRPHGAAIGDQKRVVTPGRAKRLGSSAIVVGRPITQAPDPVEAYQSIKKAWETAHD; from the coding sequence ATGACACCTATCATTGCACTCGATTTTAAAGATCAGGTGACCACACTTGATTTTTTGGGGCGTTTTCCCAAAGATGAACGGCTTTTCGTCAAAATCGGGATGGAACTTTTCTATGCTGAAGGGCCAGCGATTATTACCGCCATTCAGGCAGCACACCCGGTTGATATCTTTCTCGATTTGAAACTTCATGATATTCCGAACACGGTTGAAAAAGCCGCTTGGCAATTAGGTAAATTAGGTGTGGCACTAACAACCGTCCACGCAGCCGGCGGTAAGGAAATGATGCTGGCAGCCAAACGCGGATTGTTGGCAGGAGCTAAAGCCCCGAATCATCCGGCGCCTAAAATGCTCGCCATTACCCACCTGACCTCAACTGATCAAACCATGTTGGAAAACCAATTGTCCATCGACGTGCCGCTGAATCAGGCAGTTCAACACTTAGCGGCCATCGCGCAGGCCAGTGATGCAGACGGCGTTGTTGCCAGCGCCTTAGAAACGCCATTGATCCGCAGTGTGACTAAACCTGAATTTCTCGTGGTCACACCAGGCATCCGGCCACACGGTGCCGCCATCGGCGACCAAAAACGGGTCGTCACACCGGGTCGAGCCAAACGGTTAGGCAGTTCGGCCATTGTTGTCGGCCGCCCGATCACACAGGCACCTGATCCAGTTGAAGCCTATCAATCGATTAAGAAAGCGTGGGAAACAGCACATGACTAA
- a CDS encoding dihydroorotate dehydrogenase has protein sequence MIQLPGFTMKNPFMPASGTFGFGEQYAKQYDLNLLGALVTKSTTLLPRVGNQGKIFADGPSSTLNAVGLKNPGSEVVLREKLPWLAKNYPDLPIIASIAGADVAEYAAVAKKLSAAPNVKALEVNISCPNVKQGGMAFGTDSVVAAAVTRAVKEASSVPIFVKLTSNITDITVIAKAVEAAGADGISLINTLVGMRLDVHTGRPVLDNVTGGVSGPAILTIALHLVYQVAHTVHVPIVGMGGVSSGHDAAEMLAAGAQAVAIGSANYYEEKAIPKIAAAFARIQEGQAV, from the coding sequence ATGATTCAATTACCCGGCTTTACGATGAAGAATCCGTTCATGCCCGCCAGCGGGACATTCGGTTTTGGCGAACAATACGCCAAACAATATGATTTGAATCTGCTGGGGGCATTGGTGACCAAATCAACCACCTTATTGCCACGGGTTGGCAACCAAGGCAAGATTTTTGCTGACGGCCCGAGCAGTACACTGAATGCAGTCGGGTTGAAGAATCCAGGATCCGAGGTTGTGTTACGCGAAAAACTGCCTTGGCTGGCAAAGAACTATCCTGATCTGCCAATCATCGCAAGCATTGCCGGTGCCGATGTTGCTGAATATGCAGCGGTTGCTAAAAAGTTGAGCGCGGCCCCAAATGTCAAAGCTCTGGAAGTTAACATTTCCTGCCCAAATGTGAAACAAGGTGGGATGGCGTTTGGTACGGATTCGGTGGTTGCTGCGGCCGTCACGCGCGCTGTCAAGGAAGCCAGTTCGGTCCCGATTTTCGTTAAACTCACGTCTAATATCACTGACATCACCGTGATTGCTAAAGCAGTCGAAGCCGCTGGTGCAGATGGCATCTCCTTGATTAACACGCTGGTGGGCATGCGCTTGGATGTTCACACTGGCCGACCAGTTTTGGACAATGTAACCGGTGGCGTTTCCGGTCCGGCCATTCTAACGATAGCACTGCATCTGGTTTATCAAGTTGCCCACACTGTTCACGTTCCAATTGTCGGCATGGGTGGGGTTAGCTCCGGCCATGATGCTGCTGAGATGTTAGCTGCAGGCGCCCAAGCAGTCGCAATCGGATCGGCCAATTACTACGAAGAAAAGGCAATTCCTAAAATTGCCGCAGCATTTGCACGCATTCAGGAAGGACAGGCGGTATGA
- the carB gene encoding carbamoyl-phosphate synthase large subunit has product MPKRQDIHKILVIGSGPIIIGQAAEFDYSGTQACLALREEGYEVVLVNSNPATIMTDTEIADGVYIEPLTVEFVSQILRKELPDAILPTIGGQIGLNLAMKLSNTGILDELGIELLGTKLSAIDQAEDRELFKNLMQKLHEPVPESAIANNVDEAQEFADKIGFPVIIRPAFTMGGTGGGIADNEKELAEIAENGLNLSPVTQVLTERSIAGYKEIEFEVMRDASDSAIVVCNMENFDPVGVHTGDSMVFAPTQTLTDKEVQMLRDSALKIIRALMIEGGCNVQFALDRNSFKYYVIEVNPRVSRSSALASKATGYPIAKMAAKIAVGLHLDEIKNPVTKKTWAEFEPALDYVVTKLPRFPFDKFENGDRTLGTQMKATGEVMAIGRTLEESLLKAVRSLEVGLIHPRRPAFAKLSDDELSKHIIQANDERLFYLAEAFRRDYTIDEVAELSKMNPFFLDKIKHIVELERELAAHKADLPLLAEAKRYGFADEEIAQLWGLHADQIRQMRKEQHILPVYKMVDTCAGEFASDTPYYYSTYESSTESFKSDKPSVLVIGSGPIRIGQGVEFDYATVHSVKAIQKAGYEAIIMNSNPETVSTDFSIADKLYFEPLTLEDVLNVIDLEQPEGVIVQFGGQTAINLAEPLAKRGIKILGTSVENLNRAEDRDLFDQVIKQLKLPQPEGGTATDKAGALAVADKIGYPVLVRPSYVLGGRAMEIVHDADELASYIDRAVSVSHDHPVLIDHYLVGKECEVDCISDGETVVLPGIMEHIERAGIHSGDSMAVYPPQTFSQDIIDQITDATIKLSRALNCIGLMNVQFIIHQGKAYVIEVNPRASRTVPFLSKVTNVKLAQVATLAILGLSLKEQGFKTGLLPNQAGIHVKAPVFSFSKLNHVDSLLGPEMKSTGEVMGSDTTLAKALYKAFEAAGMHLPQFGRALITVKDADKAEATELAKRFREVGYQLVATSGTAKAFEKAGITVETIEKLDSGKETILEDIADRKIQLVINTMTADKKTSSDGFRIRETAIEHGVPLMTSLDTADAILKVLESRAFSMTPIRS; this is encoded by the coding sequence ATGCCAAAACGTCAAGATATTCATAAAATCTTAGTGATCGGCTCAGGTCCGATTATCATCGGTCAGGCCGCAGAATTTGATTACTCGGGGACTCAGGCTTGTCTTGCCTTACGTGAAGAAGGCTATGAAGTTGTTTTGGTAAACTCCAATCCGGCCACCATCATGACCGACACGGAAATCGCGGATGGAGTTTATATCGAGCCGTTGACCGTCGAATTCGTCAGCCAGATCTTGCGTAAAGAGTTGCCAGATGCCATTTTGCCAACAATCGGCGGCCAAATCGGTTTGAACCTTGCCATGAAGTTAAGCAATACCGGCATTTTGGACGAACTCGGCATCGAATTGCTGGGCACCAAGCTCAGCGCAATCGATCAAGCCGAAGACCGCGAATTGTTCAAAAATCTGATGCAAAAACTCCACGAGCCGGTTCCGGAGTCCGCCATCGCCAACAACGTGGATGAAGCACAGGAGTTTGCCGACAAAATCGGCTTTCCTGTCATCATTCGCCCAGCCTTCACCATGGGCGGCACAGGCGGCGGTATTGCCGATAATGAAAAAGAGCTGGCCGAAATTGCCGAAAACGGTTTGAACCTGAGCCCGGTCACCCAAGTGTTGACCGAGCGTTCCATTGCCGGCTATAAGGAAATCGAATTCGAAGTCATGCGCGATGCTTCCGATTCCGCCATTGTGGTCTGCAACATGGAAAACTTCGATCCAGTCGGTGTGCATACCGGCGATTCAATGGTCTTCGCGCCAACACAAACGCTCACGGATAAAGAAGTCCAGATGTTGCGTGACTCAGCCTTAAAGATCATTCGTGCGTTGATGATCGAAGGCGGCTGCAACGTTCAGTTTGCCCTTGATCGCAACAGCTTCAAGTACTATGTCATCGAAGTCAATCCCCGGGTCTCCCGTTCCAGCGCGCTAGCTTCCAAGGCCACCGGTTATCCGATTGCTAAAATGGCTGCCAAAATTGCGGTCGGCTTGCATCTGGACGAAATCAAGAATCCGGTCACCAAAAAAACCTGGGCTGAATTCGAACCAGCCTTGGATTACGTGGTTACCAAATTACCACGTTTTCCATTCGATAAATTTGAAAATGGCGACCGCACCCTCGGTACCCAAATGAAGGCCACCGGTGAAGTCATGGCGATCGGCCGAACGCTTGAAGAAAGTCTGCTAAAAGCGGTACGCTCACTTGAAGTCGGCCTCATTCATCCCCGCCGTCCGGCTTTTGCCAAGCTCAGTGACGATGAATTAAGTAAGCATATCATTCAAGCCAACGACGAACGGCTCTTTTATCTGGCTGAAGCATTTCGGCGGGATTATACCATCGATGAAGTCGCCGAATTATCCAAAATGAACCCATTCTTCCTCGACAAGATTAAACACATCGTCGAATTGGAACGGGAACTGGCTGCGCATAAAGCCGATTTGCCGTTGCTCGCTGAAGCAAAGCGTTATGGTTTTGCTGATGAAGAGATTGCCCAGCTTTGGGGCTTACATGCGGATCAGATTCGGCAAATGCGCAAGGAACAGCACATTTTACCGGTTTACAAAATGGTCGATACCTGCGCCGGCGAATTTGCCAGTGATACCCCGTATTACTACAGCACTTATGAAAGCAGCACGGAAAGCTTCAAAAGCGATAAGCCGAGCGTCTTAGTCATCGGTTCCGGTCCGATTCGGATTGGCCAGGGGGTCGAATTCGATTATGCAACGGTTCACAGCGTTAAGGCCATTCAAAAAGCCGGCTATGAAGCGATCATCATGAACAGCAATCCAGAAACGGTTTCCACTGACTTTTCGATTGCGGATAAGCTGTATTTTGAACCATTAACCCTTGAAGATGTTCTGAACGTCATTGACCTGGAACAACCAGAAGGCGTGATCGTGCAGTTTGGCGGCCAAACAGCGATTAATCTGGCGGAACCACTGGCTAAACGCGGCATTAAAATTCTGGGCACCTCCGTTGAGAATCTTAATCGGGCGGAAGATCGGGATCTGTTTGATCAAGTCATCAAACAATTGAAGTTACCGCAACCAGAAGGCGGTACCGCAACCGATAAAGCCGGTGCACTGGCAGTTGCAGACAAGATTGGTTACCCGGTTTTGGTTCGGCCAAGTTACGTATTAGGCGGTCGGGCGATGGAAATCGTGCATGATGCCGATGAATTAGCCAGTTACATTGATCGGGCTGTGTCGGTTTCCCACGATCATCCGGTTTTGATTGATCACTATCTGGTCGGCAAAGAATGCGAAGTTGATTGCATCTCCGATGGTGAGACAGTGGTTTTGCCGGGGATCATGGAACATATCGAACGCGCCGGCATTCACAGCGGCGACTCGATGGCTGTTTATCCGCCGCAAACCTTCAGTCAGGACATCATTGACCAGATCACCGATGCAACGATCAAACTTTCACGGGCTTTGAACTGCATCGGCTTGATGAACGTCCAATTCATCATTCATCAAGGCAAAGCGTATGTCATCGAAGTCAACCCGCGGGCCAGCCGCACCGTTCCTTTCTTAAGTAAAGTAACCAATGTCAAACTGGCACAAGTTGCGACCTTGGCCATTCTTGGATTGAGTCTGAAGGAACAGGGCTTTAAAACGGGCTTACTGCCAAATCAGGCAGGGATCCACGTCAAAGCACCGGTGTTCAGCTTCTCCAAGTTGAATCACGTCGATAGCTTGTTAGGACCGGAAATGAAGTCCACCGGCGAAGTTATGGGCAGTGATACCACCCTAGCCAAAGCTTTGTATAAAGCATTCGAAGCAGCCGGCATGCACTTGCCACAATTCGGCCGCGCGTTAATCACGGTTAAAGACGCTGATAAAGCCGAAGCAACCGAACTGGCCAAACGGTTCCGCGAAGTCGGTTACCAGCTGGTCGCCACCAGCGGCACAGCCAAAGCATTTGAAAAAGCCGGGATTACGGTTGAAACCATCGAAAAACTTGATAGCGGCAAAGAAACTATTTTGGAAGACATTGCCGACCGCAAGATTCAGTTGGTGATCAACACCATGACCGCCGACAAGAAGACCTCAAGTGATGGGTTCCGCATTCGGGAAACTGCTATCGAACATGGCGTACCATTGATGACAAGCCTCGATACCGCAGATGCTATTTTGAAGGTCTTGGAATCACGGGCATTCTCGATGACACCGATTAGAAGTTAA
- a CDS encoding carbamoyl phosphate synthase small subunit, whose amino-acid sequence MKRYLILEDGSVFPGVGFGAETVTTGEIVFNTGMSGYQETITDQSYNGQIITFTQPLIGNVGINRDDYESIDPTAKGIVVREVARVTGNWRSQMTLDEFLKRKHIPGISGVDTRALTKKIREVGAMKASIVDAADEHAFDQLKALVLPKNQVQQVSTQQAYPAPGTGRNVVVIDFGLKHSILRELAKRRCNVTVLPATTTAATILELAPDGVMLTNGPGDPKDVPEALDMIRGIEGKIPLFGICLGHQLFALANGADTFKMKYGHRGFNHPVREIATGRIDFTSQNHGYAVDPDSIDPATLLVTHVEINDGTVEGLRHRLYPAFTVQFHPDAAPGPHDADHLFDEFMEMMDAFSDRTQKG is encoded by the coding sequence ATGAAGCGCTATTTAATTCTTGAAGACGGCAGCGTTTTTCCTGGCGTCGGCTTTGGTGCGGAAACCGTCACAACCGGCGAAATTGTGTTTAACACCGGCATGAGCGGTTATCAGGAAACGATTACCGACCAAAGTTACAATGGCCAGATCATTACCTTCACTCAGCCGCTTATCGGCAATGTAGGGATCAACCGCGATGATTATGAAAGCATTGATCCCACCGCCAAAGGCATCGTGGTGCGCGAGGTAGCCAGGGTCACCGGTAACTGGCGCAGTCAAATGACACTCGATGAGTTTCTTAAACGCAAACATATTCCCGGCATCAGCGGTGTTGACACCCGTGCTCTGACCAAGAAAATTCGGGAAGTCGGCGCCATGAAGGCCAGCATTGTGGATGCAGCCGATGAACATGCTTTTGATCAACTCAAAGCGTTGGTGCTTCCGAAGAATCAGGTGCAACAGGTTTCGACTCAGCAAGCCTATCCAGCACCTGGTACCGGCCGCAATGTGGTGGTCATCGATTTTGGCCTCAAGCATAGCATTTTACGGGAATTGGCCAAGCGCCGATGCAACGTGACCGTGTTGCCAGCGACGACAACAGCTGCCACCATTCTTGAGTTGGCCCCGGATGGCGTGATGCTGACCAATGGCCCCGGTGATCCAAAAGATGTGCCGGAAGCGCTGGATATGATTCGCGGCATTGAAGGTAAAATTCCGTTATTCGGGATTTGCCTCGGCCACCAGTTGTTTGCTTTGGCCAACGGTGCTGATACTTTTAAGATGAAATATGGTCATCGCGGGTTTAATCATCCGGTTCGCGAGATTGCGACTGGCCGTATCGATTTTACCAGCCAAAACCACGGTTATGCCGTTGATCCGGACAGCATTGATCCAGCCACCTTATTAGTCACCCACGTTGAAATCAATGATGGTACGGTAGAAGGCTTACGCCACCGGTTGTACCCAGCCTTTACGGTTCAGTTCCATCCAGATGCTGCTCCGGGTCCACATGACGCCGACCATCTTTTTGATGAGTTTATGGAAATGATGGATGCATTTTCAGATCGTACGCAGAAAGGATAA